The Desulfuromonas sp. DNA window AGAGCCGGCACCACCGCCCAGAGGGCCGGGGTCCGCAGCAGGCCGTTCAAGGCGCCCTTGCTCCCGCCCCGGGCCCAGCCGGCGGCACTGACACAGATAACAAAAGCGACGATGGTAATCGCAACGGAATGGATTATGGCAGACGAGAGGGCGCCGTCGCCGAGCCGGAACTGGATGACCGCGATGCCGTAATTACCGACATTGCCGAAGGCGGCGATCATGACAAAGGCGGCGATCATCTGCCGCGACCGATTCATCATCCGGCCAATGCCGCCGGCAGCCAGGGCCGCCAGAACATGGGTCAGGGCGATAAACGAGACCATCGTCAATACATTGTCGAGGGGAACCCTGACCTTGCTGATGGCGTCGAAAATAAACGCCGGAACAAAAACGAAATAGGCGGCCCGGGTCAGGGTCAGGGCCTGCAGCTGTAAACGGTGCCCGAGAAAGGAGCCGAGCAGAACAATGCCGAAAACCGGCATAACAACGTCGATAAATACTGAGGCAAGTTCAGACATGCGGCAAGGATAACATATTGCGGAACAGACGCGGCGCTGCTCCGGCCAAATCAGCCGGCTGAAATACTGAGAAAAACCAGGCCCTTGTCGCCGCTGTTTTCAACACCGTGCGATTCACCGGCCGGGGCCACCAGAATCGTCCCCGGAGCGATCGCCTGCGGTGCCTCGCCTTCCGAGAGATAATGTCCCGCTCCTTCAAAGACAACCCAGACATGGTCGCCGGCATGGATATGCGGAGCGATTCGCTGGCCAGGCAGAAGGCACCAGAGGGTCGAGCGGGAATGCGTAGTCTCTTCGAGAACAACCTTTCTGGCCTTCTCTTCGGAATAGGCAATCTTCTCCTGATAGTCCGTGTTGAACATGTTTTTCTCCTGCAATAAAAAAAGGGCACCCCGTTAATCGGGATGCCCTGAAATGATCTTCTTTTCCGATCAGCCCTTGCTCACGGTTACCGCGACCCGGTTCTGAATATCAGGCATCAGGGCCTGAACATTACTCTCGGCAAAATGATACGGTGCAAACAACAGCCCCGGACGCACCGTATCGGTCACCCGCGCCTCAAGAGTAACCGAAGTTCCCCCGGCCGTAACTTTGGCTTTGCCGCCATCGGCAATCCCGGCCGCTTCAGCATCGACCGGATTGATTTCGACATAGCCTTTCGGCGCCACCGAGAGCGGCCCGGCCGCATAGGTCGAGGTCGTCCCGAAGTGAAACAGGATCTTGCCGCTCAGCAGCTGCAGACCGTTGGCTACGGTCTCCGTAGCATCAACAGCCGTATAAGTAAGCTGCCCCGGGGCAATATCAAATGTCTCCTTCAGGCAGATCTGGCCATGACCGCCACCGGCGAAACAGACACCTTCGTACATCGGGACCAGTTCGCGAATCTCCTGCAGAATGGCAGCACTTTCCGGGCAGGCCGTCTGACCGGCCAGCCGGCCGCAGAGCTCGGCAAAAATCTCCCAGTCCTCACGCGCCTCGCCAACAGGCTTGATCGCCTTGCTCAAACAGCTGACCCGGTTATCAAGAGCGGTAACACTGCCGGTCTTCTCAACGACTGTTGTCCCCGGGAGAACGACATCGGCCATGGCGGTCAACTCGGAAGCGAGAATATCCTGAACAACCAGGAAATCGATCTTCTCCAGAGCCTGCCGCCAGCGACCATTCATCGGGAAAGTGACCAGCGGATTGATTGCGGCCAGATAGAGGCACTTGATCTCTCCCTTTTCGATACCTTCAAGGATGGCAATTGCATTCTTGCCATTATCAGGCAACGAAACATTCCAGGCTTTTTCAAACGTCGCTTTGCTGGTTGCATAGTCCTGGTAGCCGGGGAACGTCTCCGGGCAGGCACCCATTTCGAGCAGGCCCTGCATATTGCCCTTTTCGTCGACCGGGAAAACCCCTCCGGCCTCGCCAAACAGCGCACCGCTTATGATTGCGAGGTTGGCGACAGCAGCAATAACTTGAGCAGAATCCTTGCCCTTGCAGATATCGCCACCGAAAACAAGAGCGACCGAACCGGCTTGACCGAGGGAGGTCGCCGCTTCTTCAAGCAACTCGATCGCAACACCGGTCGCCTCGACCGCCTTGTTGAGATCGACACTGCCGAGATGTGATTTCAGCTCATCAACGTTGCCGACCAGCTCTTTCAGCTTGGCCTCATCGACCAGCCCCTTGTCGAGGATCAGCTTGCCAAGAGCATTGGCCAGCGCCACTTCGCTTCCCGGGCCGTAGTTGAGGAAGGTGTTGGAATGGCGGGTCAGCTTGACCTTACGCATATTCGCAACAATCAGGTTGCCGTCACGCTTGCTGCGGGTCGCTGCCTCAATCTGCCAGTCGATGGCCGGAGCCTCGGCCGTCACATCGGAACCGAAAACGAGAACGGCGTCGGCCTTGCCGATATGGCTGATGTGGTGACTCGATCCCTGTAGCCCGATTTTCTCGTTCAGGACCTGCTGGGTCTGTAGCGCCCCGAACCGGGCCTCGGAATCGATATTATTACTGCCGATACCGGCGCGGAAGAGCTTCTGGAAAAGATAGTTTTCCTCGTTGGTCAGCCGCGGCGAGGTCAGACCGGCGACCGCATCGGCCCCGGCAGATTTTTTAATTTCATTGATTTTGTCGACAACCGTGACAAAAGCCGCATCCCAGTCGCTTTCGACCTGGGCGTTCCCCTTTTTGAGTAACGGCGCGGTCAGGCGTTTTTCGGAATTGATATAGCCGTAGCCGAAGTATCCGCCGATACAGAGGTTGCCGTCGTTGACGGTGACATCGTCGCGAGAGGTAACGCGTAAAACCTCGTTGTTCTTGACGTTGTATTCAACCTGGCAATGAGCTGCACAGAGAGTACAGACCGATTGGGTTTTCGTCAGTTCCCAGGGGCGGGCCTTGAATTTGAAGGTCTTCGAGATCATGGTGCCGGTCGGGCAAACGGCAACACAGTTGCCGCAGAATTCGCAGAGATCGAGTTCCTTGTCAATAAAAGCGCGGTCGCCGCGATCGTTAATGAAAAGGGCCGAGGAGCCTACTGTCTCGTGGCAAACCTTGACGCATTTCTCACACATGACGCAACGGTTCGGAACCTGCTGGATCAGCGGCCACCTGTCGATGACGCCGGCGTTGACATCTTCGGCCATAAACGGCTGGGTGTCGACATCGTGTTCGTAACAGACATTCTGCAGATCGCATTCACCACCGGCATCGCAAACCGGGCAATCAAGGGGATGATTAACCAGCAACAGTTCGATGATCTGCTTGCGGATCGCAGCCAGCTTCTCGTTCTCGGTCGTCACCACCATGCCCTCGGAAGCCGGGGTGTTGCAGGCGGTCATCGGCTTGTCGGACCCTTCGATATCGACCACGCAGATCCGGCAGGCGCCGGTCGGGGAGACTTTCTTGAGGTAACAGAGCGTCGGGATCTTGATCCCGGCCTGCTCAGCCGCGCTAAGGATTGTGGCTCCGTTTTCGATTTGAACGTCTTTGCCGTCGATCTTGAGATTGATCATGGACTTATCACCTGTATCTAAGGAATCTGCCGCCACCGGAAAACCCGGGCGGCACAAAAATCAAAACAATCAGCTCACCGCGACCATGCCGACACGATAGCAGCGGAGACAACGCTCAGCCTCACGCACGGCCTGGCTTTCCGGCATCGCCAGTTCGATCTCTTCATAATTCGTAGCCCGTTCAGGGCCATCGATCTTCGGCTGATGTTCCCGGTGCAAACCACCGGCAATACCGATATTTTCGTTTTTGTCAAAAACACCAAAGTTGCTGAACAGATCTTCCATGGCGTCATCATCGTCGAGGACGGACTTGCCTTCCATCAGGTACCGATGCATGACCCGGGCGGCGCGGCGCCCATGGCCAACGGCCAGAACAACTGTCATGGCGCCGTACTCACAGTCGCCACCGGCGAAGACCCCTTCGTTATCGGTCATCATGGTGCCGCCCCGGGTGACGATGCTGTTCCACCGGGTCTGCTCGATGCCGTAATCGCCATCCTCGAGATAGGAAAGGTCCGGGTCCTGGCCGATCGCCGGAATAACCATGTCGCAGGGGATGACATATTCACTGCCCGGAAC harbors:
- a CDS encoding transporter encodes the protein MSELASVFIDVVMPVFGIVLLGSFLGHRLQLQALTLTRAAYFVFVPAFIFDAISKVRVPLDNVLTMVSFIALTHVLAALAAGGIGRMMNRSRQMIAAFVMIAAFGNVGNYGIAVIQFRLGDGALSSAIIHSVAITIVAFVICVSAAGWARGGSKGALNGLLRTPALWAVVPALFVSHNEIAVPLMLTRMIGLLAGAMIPVMLFALGVQLREQSKVELNVNVFVTSAIRLLLVPAIAVAVAIPFGLGQVDYAAGVLQSAMPTAVLVAIISREYDIVPSFVTSVVLVSTLASLITLTVIMVLL
- a CDS encoding cupin; translation: MFNTDYQEKIAYSEEKARKVVLEETTHSRSTLWCLLPGQRIAPHIHAGDHVWVVFEGAGHYLSEGEAPQAIAPGTILVAPAGESHGVENSGDKGLVFLSISAG
- a CDS encoding NADH-quinone oxidoreductase subunit G, with protein sequence MINLKIDGKDVQIENGATILSAAEQAGIKIPTLCYLKKVSPTGACRICVVDIEGSDKPMTACNTPASEGMVVTTENEKLAAIRKQIIELLLVNHPLDCPVCDAGGECDLQNVCYEHDVDTQPFMAEDVNAGVIDRWPLIQQVPNRCVMCEKCVKVCHETVGSSALFINDRGDRAFIDKELDLCEFCGNCVAVCPTGTMISKTFKFKARPWELTKTQSVCTLCAAHCQVEYNVKNNEVLRVTSRDDVTVNDGNLCIGGYFGYGYINSEKRLTAPLLKKGNAQVESDWDAAFVTVVDKINEIKKSAGADAVAGLTSPRLTNEENYLFQKLFRAGIGSNNIDSEARFGALQTQQVLNEKIGLQGSSHHISHIGKADAVLVFGSDVTAEAPAIDWQIEAATRSKRDGNLIVANMRKVKLTRHSNTFLNYGPGSEVALANALGKLILDKGLVDEAKLKELVGNVDELKSHLGSVDLNKAVEATGVAIELLEEAATSLGQAGSVALVFGGDICKGKDSAQVIAAVANLAIISGALFGEAGGVFPVDEKGNMQGLLEMGACPETFPGYQDYATSKATFEKAWNVSLPDNGKNAIAILEGIEKGEIKCLYLAAINPLVTFPMNGRWRQALEKIDFLVVQDILASELTAMADVVLPGTTVVEKTGSVTALDNRVSCLSKAIKPVGEAREDWEIFAELCGRLAGQTACPESAAILQEIRELVPMYEGVCFAGGGHGQICLKETFDIAPGQLTYTAVDATETVANGLQLLSGKILFHFGTTSTYAAGPLSVAPKGYVEINPVDAEAAGIADGGKAKVTAGGTSVTLEARVTDTVRPGLLFAPYHFAESNVQALMPDIQNRVAVTVSKG